In Hahella sp. KA22, one genomic interval encodes:
- a CDS encoding DUF6683 family protein yields the protein MRIPGILYSLFLPLLCLWGHTVKASGDALDDIAGSMNSAFEMALSETDNTASTVGGDNGAVPEKGAFFTPSKEVSAEIKEKMISEMLKKAPADKEAELRAAFAEIDILQLMGDAVKKDGYQANDLALAMAAWVTTSFSILNDQETNDAEDRAVWKQFRQVIATNPSLAELSDRDKQITAETLYWYSALAANDYQQAKAGTPGWKLDEVKGYIKRDLKARKIHPELVTISAEGGLVARK from the coding sequence ATGAGAATTCCTGGAATTCTATATTCCCTATTTTTACCGTTATTGTGTCTTTGGGGGCATACCGTCAAGGCGTCCGGTGATGCACTGGATGATATCGCCGGTTCGATGAACTCCGCGTTTGAAATGGCGCTGAGTGAGACTGACAATACTGCTTCAACCGTTGGCGGCGATAATGGGGCTGTGCCTGAAAAGGGCGCTTTTTTCACCCCATCAAAAGAAGTCAGCGCTGAGATCAAAGAAAAAATGATTTCGGAAATGCTTAAGAAGGCGCCTGCTGACAAGGAAGCTGAATTGCGTGCGGCATTCGCTGAGATCGATATTCTGCAGTTGATGGGCGATGCGGTGAAGAAAGACGGTTATCAGGCCAATGACTTGGCTTTGGCGATGGCTGCCTGGGTCACCACGTCCTTTAGTATCCTCAATGATCAGGAAACCAACGACGCTGAAGATCGTGCGGTATGGAAGCAGTTTCGCCAAGTGATTGCGACAAACCCTTCACTTGCCGAACTTTCGGATCGCGACAAGCAAATTACGGCGGAGACGCTGTACTGGTATTCTGCGCTCGCCGCCAACGACTATCAGCAAGCCAAAGCTGGAACTCCCGGTTGGAAGCTGGATGAGGTCAAAGGCTACATAAAGCGTGATCTCAAAGCGCGTAAAATTCACCCGGAGCTGGTTACGATTTCCGCTGAGGGCGGCTTGGTCGCTCGTAAGTAA
- a CDS encoding response regulator transcription factor has product MNAAQILLVDDNEDFRRSTVWMLEAAGLQVEDFNRAAGLLARLQQLEDAAIPLSDKCVVTDLRMPDMNGLELMEELRSRRLSIPVVLITGHADVTLAVSAMRMGAANFLEKPFENSILVETVKSAISEPGSALRNPQAAKEKLGRLSPRERQVLTHVCAGKLNKTIADILGISVKTVELHRANMASKLGARNVQDLVRLSLGYE; this is encoded by the coding sequence ATGAACGCAGCACAAATTTTACTAGTAGACGATAACGAAGACTTTCGCCGCTCCACCGTCTGGATGTTGGAGGCAGCCGGCTTACAGGTAGAAGATTTCAATCGGGCCGCAGGCCTGTTAGCGAGACTTCAGCAACTGGAAGATGCAGCCATTCCATTAAGCGATAAATGCGTCGTGACCGACCTGCGCATGCCTGATATGAACGGGCTCGAACTGATGGAGGAATTACGCTCGCGTCGTCTTTCCATTCCGGTCGTCCTCATAACCGGACACGCCGACGTCACTCTGGCCGTCAGCGCCATGCGCATGGGCGCAGCGAACTTTCTGGAGAAGCCTTTCGAAAATTCCATTCTGGTGGAAACCGTGAAAAGCGCTATTTCAGAACCCGGTTCCGCATTACGCAATCCACAGGCGGCCAAAGAAAAACTGGGGCGCTTATCTCCAAGAGAGCGCCAAGTATTGACCCATGTGTGCGCCGGAAAGCTAAATAAAACCATTGCGGATATCCTTGGCATTAGCGTGAAAACCGTGGAACTGCATCGCGCCAACATGGCGAGCAAATTGGGCGCGCGCAACGTACAGGATCTAGTCAGACTATCTTTGGGCTACGAGTAA
- a CDS encoding ATP-binding protein, which produces MLMLKNRLAANAYQPDIIAYKEPKAANASHGGEKYPLLNALPYPTAVHSRQGEFIACNTLFLREFSSGGKTQSRLTSHRDSFLQLFQPVECKEAHLKGDAFSLQAHYPETGAFYTLNSAPFHDAEGVRLMLSVQKVDEPSLLLLRPEDMHAQLQQASKSMSIGEMATALTHELNQPIGAILNYLNAAKLLLEKHTGVDKPEEAVQLAIRQAHQAAAVVARIRKFVNSREPRADEISLRQLASGVLELLQLETHRRQVKTRLQIAADIPNVCVDRIMIEQTLGNLVRNAMDAMRDTPIHERELIVGAQVISADWVEVSVTDKGCGIPQRLRNRLFTPFFTTKPDGMGAGLAISKSFIELHHGTLGFKDNPDGGSVFSFTLPLAPSATPVRPPD; this is translated from the coding sequence ATGCTTATGTTAAAAAACAGGCTTGCAGCCAATGCGTATCAGCCTGACATCATTGCGTACAAGGAGCCCAAAGCCGCCAACGCCTCCCATGGCGGTGAAAAATATCCGCTCTTGAACGCCCTCCCCTATCCCACCGCCGTGCATTCTCGTCAAGGCGAATTCATCGCCTGCAACACTTTGTTTCTACGTGAGTTTAGTAGCGGCGGAAAAACACAATCCCGGCTGACGTCTCATCGCGACTCATTCCTACAACTGTTCCAGCCTGTTGAATGCAAAGAGGCGCACTTAAAAGGCGACGCGTTTTCACTGCAGGCGCATTACCCGGAAACCGGCGCTTTTTATACGCTAAACAGCGCGCCGTTTCATGACGCCGAAGGCGTGAGATTAATGTTATCAGTACAGAAAGTAGATGAGCCTTCACTGCTGCTGCTAAGACCTGAAGACATGCACGCCCAGTTGCAGCAAGCCTCCAAAAGTATGTCGATTGGCGAGATGGCGACCGCCCTGACCCATGAGCTGAACCAGCCCATCGGCGCTATTCTCAATTACCTTAACGCCGCCAAGCTACTGCTTGAAAAACATACCGGCGTCGATAAGCCGGAAGAAGCAGTGCAACTTGCGATTCGGCAGGCCCATCAGGCAGCGGCTGTGGTTGCTCGCATACGCAAATTCGTCAACTCACGAGAGCCTCGCGCAGATGAAATCTCACTGCGCCAGTTAGCTAGCGGCGTGCTGGAGCTTCTGCAACTCGAAACCCATAGACGCCAAGTGAAAACCCGATTGCAGATAGCGGCGGACATACCCAATGTCTGTGTGGATAGAATCATGATCGAGCAAACCCTGGGAAATTTGGTCCGCAACGCTATGGACGCCATGCGCGACACGCCTATCCATGAGCGCGAGCTCATTGTTGGCGCTCAGGTCATTTCAGCCGACTGGGTCGAGGTAAGCGTGACGGACAAAGGCTGCGGAATACCACAGCGCCTCCGCAACCGACTGTTCACCCCCTTCTTCACCACCAAGCCTGATGGGATGGGTGCGGGTCTCGCTATCAGCAAGTCCTTCATCGAGCTTCATCATGGAACTCTGGGATTTAAAGACAACCCTGACGGCGGCTCCGTCTTCTCTTTCACTCTGCCGCTAGCCCCATCTGCGACGCCTGTACGCCCTCCTGACTAA
- a CDS encoding YebG family protein, with the protein MAVVTLYMSDRDPSQQMFKSKKEADDHDKKLELAEGVSHFLAQRLTSLNEGLAEEIGMLVANHKEAFATAFKGKVDVLFEESPESAPSTEEETKENAKVKDSGKVRAIAGKG; encoded by the coding sequence ATGGCCGTAGTGACCCTGTATATGAGTGACAGAGACCCATCACAACAGATGTTTAAATCCAAGAAAGAAGCTGACGATCATGATAAAAAGCTTGAGCTTGCCGAAGGCGTATCTCATTTCCTGGCGCAACGCCTGACTTCTTTGAATGAAGGTTTAGCGGAAGAAATCGGCATGCTGGTCGCTAATCACAAGGAAGCGTTTGCAACCGCGTTCAAAGGCAAAGTTGACGTGTTGTTTGAAGAGTCGCCAGAGTCTGCTCCCAGCACAGAAGAAGAGACTAAAGAGAACGCCAAGGTTAAAGACAGCGGCAAAGTGCGGGCGATAGCCGGCAAGGGCTGA
- the codA gene encoding cytosine deaminase, translating into MKYVTNVRLRGQDGLHAIQIKQGEISAILPMAELPQSDVEILLDAGERLVSAPFVEPHIHLDATGTAGEPRWNMSGTLFEGIECWAERKAMVTHEDVKQRTRHTLKMLTQYGVQAVRSHVDVTDPTLTALEALLDIKQEVAPWIELQLVAFPQEGILSYPNGVQLMEKAVEMGVDVVGGIPHFEFTRDYGVESVKILMDLAQKYDRLVDVHCDEIDDPGSRFLEVLAAEALKRDMGHRVTASHTTAMHSYDNAYCSRLFRLLKMSQINFVSCPTESIHLQGRFDNFPKRRGVTRVKELLEAGLNVGLGQDSIQDPWYSLGNGNLLRTLDFALHICHMMGYDDYRNALDLISHNSAKVLNIQDRYGVEVGKPANFILLDGPDDYEVLRRQSVVTASIRAGDIIMQQTPAIVTQNIQL; encoded by the coding sequence ATGAAATACGTCACCAACGTCCGTTTACGCGGCCAGGACGGTTTACACGCCATTCAGATTAAACAGGGCGAAATAAGCGCCATATTGCCCATGGCGGAGCTTCCGCAGTCGGACGTGGAAATTTTGCTGGACGCCGGCGAGCGTCTTGTCAGCGCCCCCTTCGTCGAACCCCATATCCATCTGGACGCAACAGGCACCGCTGGCGAACCACGCTGGAATATGAGCGGCACATTATTTGAGGGCATTGAGTGCTGGGCTGAACGCAAAGCCATGGTGACCCATGAGGACGTTAAACAGCGTACGCGCCACACCCTGAAAATGCTGACCCAATATGGCGTGCAGGCGGTACGCTCTCATGTTGACGTTACTGATCCAACGCTGACGGCGCTGGAAGCCTTGCTTGATATTAAACAGGAAGTAGCGCCCTGGATTGAGCTGCAGCTGGTGGCGTTTCCACAGGAAGGTATTCTTTCTTACCCCAATGGGGTTCAGTTGATGGAAAAGGCCGTAGAGATGGGCGTCGATGTGGTCGGCGGCATCCCCCATTTCGAGTTCACCCGCGATTATGGCGTGGAATCAGTCAAAATCCTTATGGATCTGGCGCAAAAATACGACCGCCTTGTCGACGTGCACTGCGACGAAATAGACGACCCCGGCTCCAGGTTCCTGGAAGTGCTGGCGGCGGAAGCATTGAAACGGGATATGGGCCATCGGGTAACCGCCAGCCATACCACCGCGATGCATTCCTACGACAACGCTTACTGCAGCCGTCTATTCCGCCTGCTGAAAATGTCACAGATAAACTTTGTATCTTGTCCGACAGAGAGCATTCATTTGCAAGGCAGATTCGACAACTTCCCCAAACGTCGCGGCGTTACTCGGGTGAAGGAGCTGTTAGAAGCAGGTCTTAATGTCGGTCTCGGCCAAGACTCCATTCAGGACCCATGGTACTCCCTCGGCAATGGCAATCTGCTGCGCACCTTGGATTTCGCGCTGCACATATGCCACATGATGGGCTATGACGACTATCGCAATGCGCTGGACCTGATCAGTCATAACAGCGCCAAAGTGCTGAACATTCAAGACCGTTACGGCGTAGAAGTCGGCAAACCCGCCAACTTCATCCTACTGGACGGACCTGACGACTATGAAGTCTTGCGCCGCCAAAGCGTGGTGACAGCCTCCATTCGCGCAGGCGACATCATCATGCAACAAACACCAGCTATAGTGACGCAAAATATACAGCTTTAG
- the leuA gene encoding 2-isopropylmalate synthase — protein MAFDHRKYRPYTPIRKADRRWPDQVIEQAPIWCAVDLRDGNQALIKPMNVSQKQRLFDLLVKCGFKEIEIGFPAASQPDFDFCRKLIEENRIPDDVTIQVLTQARPELIARTYEALQGVKQAIVHVYNSTSTVQREQVFGLDREGIKAIAVRGAQEVLAHAEKHPETQWSFEYSPESFTGTELDFALEVVNAVNAVWRPENGRKVIINLPATVEMATPNVFADQIEWMCDNIHQREHVIVSVHTHNDRGCGVAAAELAVMAGADRIEGTLLGNGERTGNMDLVTMAMNLYSQGIDPMLDLSDMSEIIDTVEACTEISTHPRHPYAGDLVFTAFSGSHQDAIRKCLHKRKEDDVWNVAYLPIDPFDLGRRYEEVVRINSQSGKGGVAHVLERDYNISLPRWLQIEFAKVVQHEAESEGGEIDSRTIHRLFEERYLSTPKGWRLRTYDMHRTDEAVQVQIEFGDDAIISGIRGQGHGGVEAVAAALESRYRISIAVEAYDEFALGEGTDANALACIKVMINGAPFSAAALAEDTTTATLQALLSTVGRHAQITADSSQREAV, from the coding sequence ATGGCTTTCGACCACCGCAAATATCGTCCATACACTCCCATCCGTAAGGCGGACCGCCGCTGGCCGGATCAGGTTATCGAACAAGCGCCCATCTGGTGCGCAGTTGACCTGCGCGACGGCAACCAGGCTTTGATCAAGCCAATGAACGTTAGCCAGAAGCAGCGACTGTTCGACCTCCTGGTGAAATGTGGGTTTAAGGAAATCGAAATCGGCTTCCCCGCCGCCAGCCAGCCTGACTTTGATTTCTGCCGCAAACTGATTGAAGAAAATCGTATTCCGGACGATGTCACTATTCAGGTGCTGACGCAGGCGCGTCCCGAGCTGATCGCACGTACTTATGAAGCGCTGCAGGGCGTCAAACAAGCGATCGTTCACGTTTATAACTCCACATCCACTGTTCAACGCGAGCAAGTATTCGGGTTGGATCGCGAAGGCATCAAAGCCATTGCGGTGCGCGGCGCCCAGGAAGTGCTGGCGCACGCTGAAAAGCATCCGGAAACCCAGTGGAGTTTTGAGTATTCTCCAGAAAGCTTTACCGGTACTGAACTGGACTTCGCCCTGGAAGTCGTCAACGCAGTGAACGCCGTATGGCGCCCGGAAAACGGCCGCAAAGTCATCATCAACCTTCCCGCGACGGTTGAGATGGCGACTCCTAACGTCTTCGCCGACCAGATCGAATGGATGTGCGATAACATCCATCAACGGGAACACGTTATTGTCAGCGTGCACACCCACAATGACCGCGGCTGCGGCGTAGCCGCGGCGGAACTGGCGGTGATGGCGGGCGCTGACAGAATCGAGGGAACCCTGTTAGGCAACGGCGAGCGCACCGGCAACATGGATTTGGTCACCATGGCCATGAACCTGTACTCCCAGGGCATCGATCCTATGTTGGACCTGTCCGACATGTCAGAGATTATCGACACTGTCGAGGCTTGCACTGAGATCAGCACGCACCCGCGCCATCCTTACGCTGGCGACCTGGTCTTCACCGCATTCTCAGGCAGCCACCAGGATGCGATTCGCAAGTGTCTGCATAAACGTAAAGAGGACGACGTCTGGAATGTGGCGTACCTGCCTATCGATCCTTTCGACCTGGGCAGACGCTACGAAGAAGTGGTTCGCATCAACAGTCAGTCCGGCAAAGGCGGCGTCGCGCACGTACTGGAGCGTGATTACAACATCAGTCTGCCACGCTGGTTACAGATCGAGTTCGCGAAAGTCGTGCAACATGAAGCGGAGTCTGAAGGCGGCGAAATTGACTCCCGCACCATCCATCGCCTGTTTGAAGAGCGCTACCTGAGCACGCCCAAAGGATGGCGGTTACGCACCTACGATATGCATAGAACTGACGAAGCCGTGCAGGTGCAAATTGAATTCGGCGACGACGCCATTATCTCCGGCATCCGCGGCCAAGGCCATGGCGGCGTGGAGGCGGTGGCCGCCGCACTGGAGAGTCGCTACCGGATCAGCATCGCAGTAGAGGCTTACGATGAATTCGCGCTTGGCGAAGGCACAGACGCCAACGCCCTCGCCTGCATCAAGGTCATGATTAACGGCGCGCCATTCAGCGCCGCCGCATTGGCGGAAGACACCACCACCGCCACCCTGCAGGCGTTGTTGTCGACCGTGGGCAGACACGCCCAGATCACTGCCGACAGCAGTCAAAGGGAAGCCGTCTAA
- a CDS encoding Lrp/AsnC family transcriptional regulator: protein MKEKLVKIDRIDRKILECLQKDGGLSNQELAEKVGLSPSPCLRRVRALEEAGIILRRVTLLERKKLGLSLTVVIQISMDRHTPERFEEFENQVKESPEVQECYLITGQEADYMLKVVVPDMDAYQVFLLNKITRIPGVSGVHSSFVLRRVVDNTELPLGYL from the coding sequence ATGAAAGAGAAGCTTGTCAAAATAGATCGAATTGATCGCAAAATATTGGAATGTTTGCAAAAGGATGGTGGGTTATCCAATCAGGAACTGGCGGAAAAAGTTGGATTATCGCCGTCGCCTTGTCTGCGCCGCGTGCGTGCGCTGGAGGAGGCCGGCATTATTCTGCGCCGGGTGACTTTATTGGAGCGTAAGAAGCTGGGGCTGTCCTTGACGGTGGTTATCCAAATCAGCATGGATCGCCACACGCCGGAACGCTTCGAAGAGTTTGAAAATCAGGTTAAAGAGTCCCCGGAAGTTCAGGAATGCTACTTGATAACCGGGCAGGAGGCGGACTACATGCTGAAGGTAGTGGTGCCGGACATGGACGCATACCAAGTGTTCCTTTTGAATAAGATCACCCGTATTCCCGGGGTGAGCGGCGTTCACTCCAGTTTCGTCCTGCGCAGAGTGGTGGATAACACGGAGCTGCCGCTGGGCTATCTGTAG
- the slyA gene encoding transcriptional regulator SlyA — protein sequence MSELFSFTLARLNRRWRKLLDDRLSDLGLTQSRWVTLLYLQRLGGDLTQKELANALSIESPTLVRLLHGLEESGLVTRTGCGQDGRAKRIRLTPAAESYLETVNERAAALRSEMLAGVSPQDLELCLQVFARIEKNASEIN from the coding sequence ATGAGCGAGTTATTTTCCTTCACATTGGCGCGTCTGAACCGACGCTGGCGAAAACTGCTGGATGATCGGCTCAGTGATTTGGGGCTGACTCAATCCCGCTGGGTGACGCTGCTTTATCTGCAAAGGCTGGGCGGCGATCTGACTCAGAAAGAACTGGCGAACGCTCTGTCCATTGAATCGCCAACCCTGGTGCGACTGCTGCATGGCCTGGAGGAATCCGGGCTGGTCACCCGCACTGGGTGTGGACAAGACGGTCGCGCCAAACGCATTCGCCTGACTCCTGCGGCGGAGAGTTATCTGGAAACGGTGAATGAGCGCGCCGCCGCATTGCGGAGCGAGATGCTTGCTGGCGTTTCGCCACAGGATCTCGAACTGTGCCTGCAGGTTTTTGCGCGGATAGAAAAGAATGCATCGGAAATAAACTGA
- a CDS encoding DHA2 family efflux MFS transporter permease subunit translates to MSDTLLQALFDRHGPAYRWLAMLTVMMGTVSAVLTSTIVNVALPDIMNHFSIGQGVAHWLSTGFLAAMTTTMLTTAWLTQRFGLRHALGFAMLLFAGASVLGGLGPNAESVILARVLQGAAAGMLQPIAMHVLFRVFPRNERGRAIGIYGMGVILAPALGPVLGGVIVDQLDWRYIFFAPLPITMAGFLMALRYMPHREPEVEQHGFDWISFFYLCLFIGCALDGLTRLQHGLVQPLWQSVGALLAVSSLILFVRRQRHSRSPLLELALLRVPSFRSAFLVALGLGMALFGSTYIIPLFVQTVLHYSATEAGMMMAPAGIALGILFPFSGRAADKGAPHRLVIAGLALFAGASLLWVFIGLAPSFFYLAALVLVGRVGLALMMPALSTGGLVEVSDAQLGQASGMINFARQFGGAMGINILAVMLEWGSEAGDGRHVASMLSYTEAFVLLGVIAIAALWPAARIGKTDASVQATPESA, encoded by the coding sequence ATGTCTGATACGTTGTTGCAGGCTCTCTTTGATCGTCATGGACCGGCCTATCGCTGGCTGGCCATGCTCACTGTCATGATGGGGACGGTCTCCGCCGTATTGACGTCGACTATCGTCAATGTGGCTTTGCCGGACATCATGAACCACTTTTCCATTGGCCAGGGCGTCGCCCATTGGCTTTCCACCGGTTTTCTCGCCGCCATGACTACAACCATGCTGACCACCGCCTGGTTGACGCAACGCTTTGGTCTGCGTCACGCGCTGGGATTCGCCATGTTGCTGTTCGCTGGCGCTTCTGTATTAGGGGGCCTCGGGCCGAATGCGGAGTCTGTGATCCTGGCGCGGGTGCTGCAGGGCGCCGCCGCCGGCATGTTACAACCGATTGCGATGCATGTGTTGTTCAGGGTCTTCCCCCGTAATGAACGCGGGCGCGCTATTGGCATATACGGTATGGGCGTGATTCTGGCTCCGGCTCTGGGGCCGGTGTTGGGCGGCGTCATCGTGGACCAGCTCGACTGGCGTTATATCTTCTTTGCGCCGCTGCCTATTACCATGGCTGGCTTTCTGATGGCGCTACGCTACATGCCTCACAGGGAGCCGGAGGTTGAGCAGCATGGTTTCGATTGGATCAGTTTCTTTTATCTCTGCCTGTTTATCGGATGCGCGCTGGATGGATTGACCCGGTTACAGCATGGACTTGTGCAGCCGCTCTGGCAGTCTGTGGGAGCCTTGTTGGCGGTGTCCTCGCTCATCCTGTTTGTACGGCGGCAGCGACATAGCCGAAGCCCTCTGCTGGAGCTTGCGTTGCTGCGCGTTCCCAGCTTTCGCAGCGCATTTCTGGTGGCGTTAGGATTGGGCATGGCCTTGTTCGGCTCCACCTACATCATTCCTCTTTTTGTTCAGACTGTGCTGCACTATAGCGCGACGGAGGCGGGCATGATGATGGCTCCGGCCGGTATTGCGCTGGGCATACTGTTTCCCTTCAGCGGACGGGCGGCGGATAAAGGCGCGCCTCATCGCCTGGTGATCGCGGGGCTTGCTTTGTTTGCCGGAGCCAGTCTGCTGTGGGTGTTTATCGGCCTGGCGCCGTCGTTTTTCTATCTGGCTGCGCTGGTGTTAGTGGGGCGTGTTGGACTGGCGTTGATGATGCCGGCGCTTAGCACCGGCGGTCTGGTGGAGGTCAGCGATGCGCAGTTAGGGCAAGCGTCGGGGATGATTAACTTCGCCAGACAATTTGGCGGCGCTATGGGCATCAATATCCTGGCGGTCATGCTGGAGTGGGGGAGTGAAGCGGGCGATGGGCGTCACGTCGCATCCATGCTGAGCTACACCGAAGCCTTTGTTCTGCTGGGCGTCATCGCCATCGCGGCTCTGTGGCCGGCGGCGCGCATCGGAAAGACTGACGCCTCTGTACAAGCCACGCCGGAAAGCGCCTGA
- a CDS encoding 3-oxoacyl-ACP reductase has translation MSDLLLTLATHPGAYKLLKKLGLPAPVALQRSTQAIPDSPLHGATALIGGVTESRALDVVRARLQELGAQVCEDMRTSEAAPIIALFNATGCRSSKDLDALYRFFHPLMAQFPRHGRALLLASTPEQMNDPVAAACAKAVEGFTRSLGKELGKRGATANLIYLEAGQEDRLTGPLAFFCSPTSAYVDGQAIRLSAAVKAPTSQPLPTPYRPLQNKVALVTGASRGIGAATARRLAEEGATVVCLDIPSASRALTTFATDINGVPLPMDITTPDAPQTLAQFFLEQYGGVDILVHNAGITRDKTLAKMSEETWSRVLDVNFRAVVAINDALLKTKALRTMGRIICLSSISGVAGNFGQTNYAASKAALIGYVAALAPQLASKGVTVNAVAPAFIETDMTAQMPLLMREAGRRLNSLSQGGHPEDVAALIAFLATPGAYGITGATIRVCGQALIGA, from the coding sequence ATGTCTGATCTACTGCTCACACTCGCCACTCATCCAGGCGCCTACAAACTGCTGAAAAAACTGGGACTGCCCGCTCCGGTTGCTCTTCAGCGCTCGACGCAGGCGATCCCCGACAGTCCACTGCATGGGGCTACTGCGTTGATCGGCGGCGTCACCGAAAGTCGGGCATTGGATGTCGTGCGCGCCCGACTACAGGAACTTGGAGCGCAGGTATGCGAGGACATGCGGACAAGCGAAGCAGCGCCGATCATCGCCCTGTTCAACGCCACCGGCTGCCGCAGTAGTAAGGATTTGGATGCGTTATACCGTTTCTTCCATCCCCTCATGGCGCAATTTCCCCGCCATGGGCGCGCACTTTTATTAGCGTCAACCCCCGAGCAAATGAACGACCCCGTGGCGGCGGCATGCGCCAAAGCCGTCGAAGGATTCACCCGCTCTCTTGGCAAAGAGTTGGGTAAGCGTGGAGCCACCGCCAATTTGATTTATCTGGAGGCAGGTCAGGAGGACCGCCTGACAGGGCCGCTCGCATTTTTCTGCTCCCCAACCAGCGCCTACGTGGACGGTCAGGCGATCAGGCTTAGCGCCGCAGTGAAAGCGCCAACTTCTCAACCACTGCCAACCCCCTACCGGCCACTGCAGAATAAGGTCGCCCTGGTGACAGGCGCGTCCCGTGGCATCGGTGCGGCGACAGCGCGCAGGCTCGCCGAGGAAGGCGCTACAGTAGTGTGCCTGGATATACCCTCCGCCAGTCGCGCCCTGACGACGTTCGCCACTGATATTAACGGCGTTCCCTTACCCATGGACATTACCACACCGGATGCGCCACAAACTCTCGCGCAATTCTTTCTGGAGCAATATGGCGGTGTCGACATTCTCGTGCATAACGCCGGAATCACGCGCGACAAAACCCTGGCGAAGATGTCAGAAGAGACTTGGAGCCGCGTGCTGGATGTTAATTTTCGGGCTGTCGTCGCCATTAACGACGCTCTGCTGAAGACAAAGGCGCTGCGCACTATGGGGCGCATTATTTGTCTGTCATCGATCAGCGGCGTCGCAGGCAATTTTGGGCAGACTAACTACGCGGCCAGTAAAGCGGCGCTGATCGGTTACGTGGCGGCGCTGGCGCCTCAGCTGGCCTCCAAAGGGGTCACTGTCAATGCTGTCGCGCCCGCATTTATTGAAACGGATATGACGGCGCAAATGCCCCTGTTGATGCGGGAAGCCGGTCGTCGCCTGAACTCGTTATCACAGGGCGGCCATCCCGAAGACGTCGCAGCGTTGATTGCATTCCTCGCCACGCCCGGGGCCTATGGAATCACCGGCGCGACCATAAGAGTGTGTGGGCAGGCCCTGATCGGCGCTTAG